CCATTATTTGTGTCCAGCAGGCAATTCTCAATGGCAGGCAACTTTAGGGGCAGCTCTCgctgttgccacttgccacaaatGCGTTGCACTATGGCCGCCATGCCCCAGGAGAAGCGAAACTGCAAATCCACCTGAAAATCGGACATGAGCAACTGGCAGTTGATGGGCGAATAGAGTTGCCAGGGCAATTCACTTTCCAagtgcagttgcagttgcaattcaCTCACTTTCTGTTGCAACACGGGCCACAGTTGCATCTCCACTTGccccaacagcagctgctccaAGTGGACGCCAAGCAAACGCTGATAGTTGCACAGTTCCTGTGGCACTTGCAGCTGCGGCTGAACGGGCAACCGAAATTGTTGCACAACGGCGGGCAGACGCTGGATTTGCTCTTGCAACAACTGTGTGCCCAGTCGCGTTGTTTCCTCACTCAACCGCtccagttgcaagttgagtTCTTCTTGCCGCTGCATGATTTGCACTTGCCAACACTCGAATCTCTCACTTAGCTCGGCTTGAGCCAAGGTTTTCTCTGCCCCAAGTGCAGTTAGGCCTGTGCCCAGTTGCTGCAACAGTTcttgcaacatcagcaacatctcCGCTGCCCCGGCGCAATGTTGCTCGAACTTTGTGCTCAGCGCGCTCTGTGTAATGCAACTGGCGAATTCTCGCTCGAAGCGCAGAAACTCCTCGTAACGTTGACGTCCACCTGGAATTCGAAAGCTCTCCTCCTCCCCTCGCTTGgcatgctgttgttgttgttgttgttgccgcagtCGCAACGCTTCCAATGCGGAGACATGAAAGATGCGTCTTCGGGCCAGCTCGACACTTGAATAGATGCCGAGTTCCTCGATCAACAGTTGGAGGCAACGCTGTGTGTGCTGTGCCCGCACCAATTGCTCCATGTGCGGCTCCAGTGTGGCAGCCACATCCCAGCGATTGTTCAGTATAAAGAGATTGGGACGCGACAATTGTTGTGCCACCGCCTCGAAGAATTGTCGCTCCACCCGCGACATTGTGGACTCGGCATTCAGCACGAGCACAAACACATCCGCATTGAGGCAATGACGATCGATGCATTCGTCCAGTTGCGCCGTCACATCCACGCCAGGTGTGTCCAGCAGCACCACATCGTGCCCCAGCaggttgcaactgctgctcgGCCAGCGCACGTGCAACAAACGATGAGCACTCAATGATTGACTTGAATGTGCACTCGCCAAATCTCGCAGAGAATCGATGCTCAACTTTTCTCCCTCACTGTGCTCGATCATCACGTGGGCAGACTCCCCCCTTCCACACGCCTCCACCTGACAAAAGCAACTCGTTGTATGCCCCATGGCACTCGGCAATATGCGTTCATGCAACATGGCATTGATCACCGCACTCTTTCCATTCGATGTGCGTCCAAAGAACGCAACCTTCATGTGTTTACGCTGCAACATGGGGCAAATGGCTTTTATTCGGTTTATGCAACCTAACAGTTGTTCTTGAATACGTTCATTGAGCAGATCACCCAATTGTGGCATCTCCTGCAACTGTGCCACAATCTGTTGCAGGTACATTGCCATA
The genomic region above belongs to Drosophila innubila isolate TH190305 chromosome 3R unlocalized genomic scaffold, UK_Dinn_1.0 2_E_3R, whole genome shotgun sequence and contains:
- the LOC117792140 gene encoding transmembrane GTPase fzo, which codes for MCAKLSDFGLAKTEMLNIYEDMAMYLQQIVAQLQEMPQLGDLLNERIQEQLLGCINRIKAICPMLQRKHMKVAFFGRTSNGKSAVINAMLHERILPSAMGHTTSCFCQVEACGRGESAHVMIEHSEGEKLSIDSLRDLASAHSSQSLSAHRLLHVRWPSSSCNLLGHDVVLLDTPGVDVTAQLDECIDRHCLNADVFVLVLNAESTMSRVERQFFEAVAQQLSRPNLFILNNRWDVAATLEPHMEQLVRAQHTQRCLQLLIEELGIYSSVELARRRIFHVSALEALRLRQQQQQQQHAKRGEEESFRIPGGRQRYEEFLRFEREFASCITQSALSTKFEQHCAGAAEMLLMLQELLQQLGTGLTALGAEKTLAQAELSERFECWQVQIMQRQEELNLQLERLSEETTRLGTQLLQEQIQRLPAVVQQFRLPVQPQLQVPQELCNYQRLLGVHLEQLLLGQVEMQLWPVLQQKVSELQLQLHLESELPWQLYSPINCQLLMSDFQVDLQFRFSWGMAAIVQRICGKWQQRELPLKLPAIENCLLDTNNGSMASMLLLGGVLARSLSWRLLLVLGGMLGSFYVYELLSWTQPAQERSFKTQYTRHLQRRLRENVAQTATGFGQQVRQHLTHSMREFSAETEQSRSEITEELHTLKTQLETLENCQMKLKQLQLEAVALQQRITAFQEHYMPHNQRKSM